From the Butyrivibrio fibrisolvens genome, one window contains:
- the pgmB gene encoding beta-phosphoglucomutase yields MKAFIFDLDGVIVFTDKFHYQAWKKMADRMDIYFDETINNRLRGVSRMDSLEIILENYKGHKLGQREKDLLAAEKNDNYRKLLETMTPDDVSTDVRNTLKELRHRGYKLAIGSSSKNTKFILERVGLMDAFDAISDGTNITKSKPDPEVFLKAAEYIGESPKDCYVVEDAYSGIDAAEAGGMTSVGIGDAAGYDKTDIKIQKFSDILSLS; encoded by the coding sequence TTGAAAGCTTTTATTTTTGACCTAGACGGCGTGATCGTCTTTACAGATAAGTTCCATTATCAGGCATGGAAGAAGATGGCTGACAGGATGGATATATATTTTGACGAGACTATTAATAACAGACTTCGCGGAGTAAGCCGCATGGATTCTCTTGAGATCATACTTGAGAATTATAAAGGCCATAAACTTGGACAGAGGGAAAAAGACCTACTTGCGGCTGAAAAAAATGATAACTATAGAAAACTTCTTGAGACCATGACACCTGATGATGTAAGCACAGACGTAAGGAATACTCTCAAAGAGTTAAGGCATAGGGGATATAAGCTTGCCATAGGATCATCAAGTAAGAATACCAAATTCATACTTGAAAGAGTAGGACTTATGGACGCATTTGATGCAATCTCTGACGGCACCAATATCACAAAGTCAAAACCTGATCCGGAGGTCTTCTTAAAGGCTGCCGAGTATATCGGTGAAAGCCCCAAAGACTGCTACGTAGTTGAGGATGCATATTCAGGAATCGATGCTGCAGAAGCTGGTGGCATGACATCTGTAGGCATCGGCGATGCAGCAGGCTATGACAAGACAGACATCAAGATTCAAAAGTTTTCTGATATCCTGAGCCTTTCCTGA
- a CDS encoding DUF5107 domain-containing protein has protein sequence MDTVNIWEEKVEIPTYDIGEPDINPMFLEKRVYQGSSGKIYPYPATSEIKREKKNKIWNVVFLENKYLKVMVMPQLGGRIQRAYDKTNGYDFVYYNHVIKPALVGLTGPWISGGIEFNWPQHHRPTTYMKVEHKIRDNADGSKSLLLGDVDRMYGTRVITAITLYPDKAYIEIEGQLYNRTPLPQTFLWWANPAVSVNDNTQSVFPPDVHSVYDHGKRAVSRFPIATGVYYKHDYSQGVDISRYKNIPVPTSYMAERSDFDFVGGYDYGREAGLLHVADHHISPGKKQWTWGCGDFGKAWDRNLTDADGPYIELMTGVYCDNQPDFAWLMPYEEKKFRQYFIPYKKAGYIKNASIDAAVNLEVSDDNIEAIVYASSELEDARVIITNNNKIILDEKTSISPENVYTKNIPAKNADRYKVKITVYNEGKELVSYQEKDYGIPKLAEPARPAKKPEDIMTNEELYLTGRHIEQYRHATWLPDGYYLEGLKRDEGDIRINNAYGLLLLRRGEFAKSEKHFRKAIDRLTLLNPNPYDSEAYYNLGLSLFYQGKENEAYDAFYKATWTSAQQEMAYYYLAVIDCRRGEYDRALDLIEKGLVKNAHNIKARGLKATLLSILNRNKESIEYIDENLKVDAFDFVSRFLKMATELREAAAADENVLETDKKEKCKNYKEEHVEEYIKDHKEEYKEVVTGDIENFLQTARDFAEYGLYEYAARVLSLCKQDSPLKHYYRAYYLDKLAGHDEAHKELLLAQEASFKYCFPNKLEDILVLERCIELYPQGSKAYYYLGCLYYDKLGYNKAVDLWEKSGNLDDSFPTLYRNLSIAYYNKKGDKDKARECMERAFELNKSDARVFLELDQLYQRLGVDAAKRLELFEDNISLIEKRDDLYTEYVTLLNMCRQYEKAYDMIMRHDFQTWEGAEGKITTQYKLSLYMMARGKLRDDKPEEAASLINKALSYPDNLGEGRLEGTKDNNLYYLLGKCYKAMGEIEKAAECFRKATLGESEPAGMMYYYDQPADMILYQGLAYGELDDIGNANTRFYKLLDYGEHHEGDKFVMDYFAVSMPDMSVFDADMDLKNKVHCYYLMGLGNMGLGHIPEAAKWFNKALQLDVNHQLASLYLEMC, from the coding sequence ATGGATACAGTAAATATTTGGGAAGAGAAGGTTGAGATTCCAACGTATGACATTGGAGAGCCTGACATCAATCCAATGTTTCTTGAAAAGAGAGTGTATCAGGGCAGCAGCGGCAAGATCTATCCCTATCCTGCAACATCTGAGATCAAAAGAGAAAAGAAAAATAAGATCTGGAACGTTGTTTTCCTTGAAAATAAATATCTTAAAGTCATGGTCATGCCGCAGCTTGGCGGCAGAATCCAAAGAGCCTATGACAAGACCAATGGCTATGACTTCGTATATTACAATCATGTGATAAAGCCTGCGCTTGTGGGACTTACAGGCCCCTGGATATCAGGCGGCATAGAGTTCAACTGGCCTCAGCATCACAGACCCACAACATATATGAAGGTCGAGCACAAGATAAGGGACAACGCTGACGGCTCTAAATCGCTTCTTCTTGGAGATGTAGACAGGATGTATGGCACAAGGGTCATTACAGCTATAACACTATATCCTGACAAGGCATATATTGAGATTGAAGGCCAGCTCTATAACAGAACGCCACTTCCGCAGACTTTCCTGTGGTGGGCCAACCCTGCTGTGTCTGTCAATGACAACACCCAGTCAGTGTTCCCGCCTGATGTACACTCTGTCTATGACCATGGCAAAAGAGCTGTATCAAGATTCCCAATTGCTACCGGCGTATATTATAAGCATGATTACAGCCAGGGCGTTGATATCTCAAGATATAAGAATATACCTGTGCCGACTTCCTATATGGCAGAGCGTTCTGATTTTGACTTTGTAGGCGGCTATGATTATGGCAGGGAGGCAGGACTTTTGCATGTAGCTGATCATCACATATCTCCCGGCAAGAAGCAGTGGACATGGGGGTGCGGAGACTTTGGCAAGGCCTGGGACAGGAACCTTACTGATGCAGACGGCCCTTATATAGAACTGATGACAGGTGTATACTGTGACAACCAGCCTGATTTTGCCTGGCTTATGCCCTATGAGGAGAAGAAGTTCAGGCAGTACTTCATACCATACAAGAAAGCGGGATATATCAAGAATGCAAGTATAGATGCGGCAGTTAATCTGGAAGTATCTGATGATAATATAGAAGCTATCGTCTATGCAAGCAGTGAACTTGAAGATGCAAGAGTTATTATTACCAATAATAATAAAATCATACTGGATGAAAAGACCTCAATATCTCCTGAAAATGTATATACCAAAAATATACCTGCTAAAAATGCTGACAGATATAAGGTTAAGATAACTGTCTATAATGAAGGCAAAGAACTTGTCTCTTATCAGGAGAAAGACTATGGGATACCTAAACTGGCCGAGCCTGCAAGACCTGCCAAAAAGCCTGAGGATATCATGACTAATGAGGAATTGTACCTTACGGGAAGACATATCGAGCAGTACCGTCATGCGACCTGGCTTCCTGATGGATACTATCTTGAGGGACTTAAAAGGGATGAAGGAGATATACGTATCAACAATGCATATGGACTTCTTTTATTAAGAAGAGGTGAATTTGCCAAGTCTGAGAAGCACTTCAGGAAGGCAATTGACAGACTGACTTTATTAAATCCCAATCCTTATGATAGCGAAGCATATTACAACCTCGGTCTGTCACTCTTTTACCAAGGAAAAGAGAATGAAGCTTACGATGCCTTCTATAAGGCAACCTGGACCAGTGCCCAGCAGGAGATGGCTTATTACTATCTTGCAGTCATTGATTGCAGAAGAGGTGAGTACGACAGGGCGCTTGACCTGATCGAAAAAGGGCTTGTTAAGAATGCTCATAATATAAAGGCAAGAGGCCTTAAAGCTACGCTTCTTAGTATACTAAATAGAAATAAAGAATCTATTGAGTATATAGATGAAAACCTTAAGGTTGATGCCTTTGACTTTGTTTCCAGATTCCTGAAGATGGCGACTGAGCTTCGGGAAGCGGCGGCAGCAGATGAGAATGTTTTAGAAACAGATAAGAAGGAGAAGTGCAAGAATTATAAAGAAGAGCATGTAGAAGAATATATAAAAGATCATAAAGAAGAATATAAAGAAGTAGTCACAGGGGATATAGAGAACTTCCTCCAGACAGCCCGAGATTTTGCCGAATATGGTCTTTATGAATATGCCGCAAGGGTCCTTTCATTATGCAAGCAGGATAGCCCTTTGAAGCACTATTACAGAGCATACTATCTTGATAAACTTGCCGGACATGATGAGGCACATAAGGAACTGCTCCTTGCGCAGGAAGCATCCTTCAAATACTGCTTCCCTAACAAACTTGAAGATATCCTGGTATTGGAAAGGTGTATAGAACTGTATCCTCAAGGCTCAAAAGCTTACTATTATCTGGGATGCCTGTATTATGACAAGCTTGGATATAACAAAGCAGTGGATCTGTGGGAGAAGTCAGGAAATCTTGATGACAGCTTCCCAACGCTCTATAGGAACCTGTCTATAGCTTATTACAACAAAAAAGGCGACAAGGATAAGGCCAGAGAGTGCATGGAGAGAGCTTTTGAACTTAATAAGAGCGATGCAAGAGTTTTCTTAGAGCTTGATCAGTTATATCAAAGACTTGGAGTAGACGCTGCAAAGCGCCTCGAGCTATTTGAAGATAATATATCTCTTATAGAAAAAAGAGACGATTTATATACCGAGTATGTGACCCTTCTTAATATGTGCAGGCAGTATGAAAAGGCCTACGACATGATAATGCGGCATGATTTCCAGACCTGGGAAGGCGCCGAAGGCAAGATAACAACCCAGTACAAATTATCACTATATATGATGGCAAGAGGTAAGTTGCGTGATGATAAGCCGGAAGAAGCTGCAAGCCTTATTAACAAGGCACTCTCATATCCTGACAACCTTGGCGAAGGAAGACTCGAAGGAACCAAAGACAATAATCTATATTACCTTCTTGGAAAATGTTATAAAGCTATGGGTGAGATTGAGAAAGCTGCCGAATGCTTTAGAAAAGCTACACTTGGCGAAAGCGAGCCTGCCGGCATGATGTACTACTATGACCAGCCGGCAGATATGATACTCTATCAGGGACTTGCTTATGGAGAACTTGATGACATTGGCAATGCTAATACCAGATTCTATAAACTCCTTGATTACGGTGAACATCACGAGGGCGATAAGTTCGTAATGGATTACTTCGCAGTATCAATGCCGGATATGTCTGTGTTTGATGCAGATATGGATCTAAAGAACAAAGTCCATTGTTACTACCTCATGGGCCTTGGCAACATGGGTCTTGGACACATTCCGGAAGCTGCAAAATGGTTTAATAAAGCTCTGCAACTTGACGTAAACCATCAGCTTGCATCCTTGTATCTTGAGATGTGCTAA
- a CDS encoding glycoside hydrolase family 3 protein, whose translation MIDFKANPFFLDDEKIRWVEETYDNMTLDEKIGQLFCPIIFTKDKQELENFIDKYHIGGMLYREGPGQEIRDAHKILQEASKIPLLTASNLEYGGNGSAVEGTYYGRQMLVAATNDTDSAYRLGKISCKEGAAVGVNWAFAPVVDIDRNYHNPIMNVRTFGDDVQRVIDMGTAYIKAAKEEGVATAVKHFPGDGIDERDQHLLTSVNSLSVSKWDESYGRIYEAMIEAGTLSIMAGHIALPSYEDFYEGKEVDKVIPATLSPNLLKKLLRDKLGFNGLITTDATPMVGFCCACDRETAVPMTIESGCDVFLFNRNIDEDYEYMHRGYEKGILSDARLEEAVKRILATKAALGLNTKKKKGTLVPDEDALKVLNCKEHDSWARECADKGVTLVKDTQNLLPISPVKHKRILLQILGEYESNDRVQSFFVDKLTKEGFDVTVYVKEGFEVMVDSVAKLKERYDLVMYVANIETASNHTVARINWHTMFGLGTNMPWMVYEMPVMFISVGNPYHLLDAPMVKTFINGYCNSEYVMSAVIDKIMGRSPFKGVSPIDPFCGRQDLRF comes from the coding sequence ATGATTGATTTTAAGGCAAACCCGTTTTTTCTTGACGATGAGAAGATAAGATGGGTTGAAGAGACATATGACAACATGACCCTTGATGAGAAGATCGGACAGCTCTTTTGCCCGATAATCTTCACCAAGGACAAGCAAGAACTGGAAAACTTCATAGACAAGTACCATATCGGCGGAATGCTCTATAGAGAAGGCCCCGGACAAGAGATAAGAGATGCCCACAAGATATTGCAGGAGGCGAGCAAGATCCCGCTTCTTACGGCTTCGAATCTTGAATACGGCGGCAATGGATCAGCTGTAGAAGGTACATATTACGGAAGGCAGATGCTGGTTGCAGCTACTAATGATACGGACAGTGCCTACAGGCTTGGCAAGATTTCCTGCAAGGAAGGAGCAGCAGTTGGAGTTAACTGGGCTTTTGCACCAGTAGTTGATATCGACAGGAACTATCACAATCCGATCATGAATGTCAGGACTTTTGGAGATGATGTTCAAAGGGTTATCGATATGGGAACTGCTTATATAAAGGCGGCAAAAGAGGAAGGCGTTGCAACAGCGGTCAAGCACTTCCCGGGAGACGGAATAGATGAAAGGGATCAGCACCTTCTTACAAGTGTCAATTCTCTGTCTGTATCCAAGTGGGACGAAAGCTACGGCAGGATCTACGAGGCTATGATAGAAGCCGGGACTCTTAGCATCATGGCAGGTCACATAGCACTTCCCTCATATGAAGACTTCTATGAGGGCAAAGAGGTTGATAAAGTGATTCCTGCAACACTGTCTCCAAATCTTCTCAAGAAGCTTCTTAGAGACAAGCTTGGATTTAACGGCCTCATAACTACTGATGCTACACCTATGGTTGGCTTTTGCTGTGCCTGTGACAGAGAGACTGCCGTTCCTATGACTATAGAAAGCGGCTGTGACGTATTTCTTTTTAATAGAAATATAGATGAAGACTATGAATACATGCATAGGGGCTATGAAAAAGGTATATTGTCGGATGCAAGACTCGAAGAAGCAGTCAAGAGGATACTGGCAACCAAGGCTGCCCTTGGACTTAACACTAAGAAGAAAAAAGGCACTCTTGTACCTGACGAGGATGCTCTTAAAGTCCTTAACTGCAAAGAACATGACAGCTGGGCAAGAGAATGTGCGGATAAGGGTGTAACACTTGTTAAGGATACTCAGAATCTTCTTCCTATAAGCCCTGTTAAGCACAAGAGGATCCTTCTTCAGATCCTTGGTGAGTATGAGTCCAATGACAGGGTTCAGAGCTTTTTTGTAGATAAGCTCACTAAGGAAGGCTTCGATGTGACAGTTTATGTCAAAGAAGGCTTTGAAGTAATGGTCGATTCTGTAGCTAAGCTCAAAGAAAGGTATGACCTTGTGATGTACGTGGCTAACATCGAGACAGCGTCCAACCATACTGTAGCCAGGATCAACTGGCATACAATGTTCGGACTTGGAACCAACATGCCCTGGATGGTGTATGAGATGCCTGTCATGTTCATAAGTGTTGGCAATCCTTATCACCTTCTGGATGCGCCTATGGTCAAGACATTCATAAACGGATATTGCAATTCTGAGTATGTTATGTCGGCTGTCATAGACAAGATCATGGGAAGGTCACCTTTTAAGGGCGTGTCACCTATAGATCCTTTCTGCGGAAGGCAGGATCTAAGATTTTAA
- a CDS encoding AraC family transcriptional regulator, with protein sequence MYSTEQNITKDSQYFLYTPTALARKLFLYPTVIGRFEYMPSYTLTRSRYDSYLIILIESGSMEILLEERYQTARKGDVVIIDCYKPHAYKSGSGCKALWMHFDGAMAGSYFEYLLMGRANEELEDRILVSDSSSAISVPGSAIISMPNCSMIRRELLKLYDSFEKHELVSEASMSLIINNILLELMSFHDHTVTSVQDGIKKVTAYLSDNFSKDISLDQMAEIAGFSPYYFARKFKKETGVSPHQFLISTRILAAKYNLLNTSMTISEIAYACGFEDESAFCYCFRQREGITPNQFRKGSGYQKTFES encoded by the coding sequence ATGTATTCTACAGAACAAAATATCACGAAGGATTCTCAATACTTTTTGTATACTCCGACAGCCTTGGCGCGCAAATTATTCCTGTATCCTACTGTAATAGGGCGTTTTGAATATATGCCTTCATATACCCTTACAAGAAGCCGTTACGACAGCTATCTTATTATTCTTATAGAAAGCGGCTCTATGGAAATATTGCTCGAGGAAAGGTACCAGACTGCTAGAAAAGGAGATGTAGTTATCATAGACTGTTATAAGCCTCATGCTTATAAGAGCGGTTCCGGATGCAAGGCATTGTGGATGCATTTTGACGGCGCTATGGCAGGAAGTTATTTTGAATACTTGCTCATGGGAAGGGCTAATGAAGAGCTCGAAGATAGAATATTGGTAAGTGATTCATCAAGTGCTATATCTGTCCCAGGCTCAGCTATCATTTCTATGCCAAATTGCAGCATGATACGCAGAGAGCTATTAAAGCTGTATGATTCTTTTGAAAAGCATGAGTTAGTAAGCGAAGCATCCATGAGTCTTATAATAAACAACATCCTTCTTGAACTGATGTCTTTTCATGATCATACGGTTACTTCCGTTCAGGATGGCATCAAGAAAGTCACTGCGTATCTTTCAGATAACTTTTCAAAAGATATATCTCTTGATCAGATGGCAGAGATTGCGGGTTTTTCTCCATACTATTTTGCCAGAAAATTCAAAAAAGAAACCGGTGTAAGTCCGCACCAGTTTCTCATATCAACACGCATCTTAGCTGCCAAATATAATCTTCTTAATACAAGCATGACAATATCAGAGATTGCCTATGCCTGCGGATTTGAGGATGAGAGTGCCTTCTGCTACTGCTTCAGGCAAAGAGAAGGCATTACTCCCAATCAGTTCAGGAAAGGCTCAGGATATCAGAAAACTTTTGAATCTTGA
- a CDS encoding AraC family transcriptional regulator, which produces MNKYISYGEFQNHMRRYYNQSGNKVQFIEMINYLEVNGMLLDERPELVMPYWNSESTTEEFNKVIDSLILTVTPMESATSTVEEGSIIPKSRDVFIIRHPRYTRRDPHRHNYFEINYVVEGSCNFHFNGEDLILKSGEICVIAPGSLHDITIDDESTVYTLMIRKSTFNANFFSLLSNKDLLGHFFRTILQDDSHENYLLFFTRENKKLKSYMRNALLECHEGDTYSNSCCINWVNLIFSELLRNYSSTIQFYNYQMGTDFSLILQYIQHNYQTLTLSSLAEFFHYSEPHLSTLIKHNTGRSFTDLIKELRINDAINLLVNTNMKVSQIADQVGYNSADHFSRVFRGIYKESPLEYRKKHSQEEQFKPFQKEEQPRRPSL; this is translated from the coding sequence ATGAATAAGTATATTAGTTATGGTGAGTTTCAAAACCACATGAGAAGGTATTATAATCAGTCCGGCAATAAGGTTCAGTTTATTGAGATGATCAATTATCTTGAAGTTAACGGTATGCTCCTTGATGAGCGCCCTGAGCTTGTAATGCCCTACTGGAACAGCGAGTCAACAACCGAAGAGTTCAACAAAGTCATAGACTCTCTGATACTGACAGTTACACCTATGGAGAGCGCGACAAGCACTGTTGAAGAGGGATCCATCATCCCCAAGAGCCGTGATGTGTTCATAATACGCCATCCAAGATATACAAGACGTGATCCCCATCGTCACAACTATTTTGAGATCAATTATGTTGTAGAAGGCAGCTGCAACTTCCATTTCAACGGAGAAGATCTGATTTTAAAAAGCGGCGAGATATGCGTGATAGCTCCCGGCTCTTTGCACGATATCACTATTGATGATGAGTCAACGGTCTATACACTTATGATCAGGAAGAGCACTTTTAACGCCAACTTCTTTTCACTACTGTCCAATAAAGACCTTTTGGGGCACTTTTTCAGAACCATCCTGCAGGATGATTCTCATGAGAACTACCTTTTATTTTTTACCAGGGAAAATAAAAAGCTTAAGAGCTATATGCGTAATGCCCTCTTAGAGTGCCACGAAGGCGATACATATAGTAACAGCTGTTGTATCAACTGGGTCAACCTTATTTTTTCAGAGCTTCTGAGAAACTACAGCAGTACTATACAGTTCTATAATTACCAGATGGGTACTGACTTCTCGCTCATACTTCAGTATATACAGCACAATTATCAGACTCTGACGCTTTCGTCCCTCGCCGAGTTCTTCCACTACAGCGAGCCTCATCTTAGCACTTTGATAAAGCACAACACCGGCAGAAGCTTCACAGATCTTATCAAGGAGCTGCGAATAAATGATGCGATCAACCTTCTTGTTAATACCAATATGAAAGTCAGCCAGATTGCAGATCAGGTCGGCTACAATTCGGCAGATCACTTCTCAAGAGTATTCCGCGGGATCTACAAGGAATCGCCTTTAGAATACCGCAAGAAGCACTCGCAGGAAGAACAGTTCAAACCATTCCAAAAAGAAGAACAGCCAAGGCGGCCCTCGCTTTGA
- a CDS encoding L,D-transpeptidase — protein MKTIIKWSSGILIGIVIVAAAVYMALAVYYHDRFVFGTWAQGHYITGLSVSKAAELLNNEYEPCDITVTDLEGQEYIVRASDVNIKADYTKSLQAAFDNQNVISWIYHLVNGKELTMAADITYDKEKLRNIVSSWSMFDLKEEDRTIEIVNIVDEGYQLIDTTGDVPVYDEILKQVEIALRSGSSNLDLGLLDSCYKELELTDEMKSVRKTFEKISKIQDIGIVYKFGDDEIELSGSFMSSAIVTEDMAPDLKSQKPKKNQPGSGNFIVGGKETSFPKEYYIENGFAVDNAGNIIVSESALYEGVQELCGQYSTVGGSRSFYTSRGKTITIDGGTYGNKIDSNNEFEYLISSIIKGIKETHEPTYKQVAASKGSDDIGNTYVEISIEDQHLYYYKDGILMLSCDIVTGNVARGRDTPTGVFYVYGKARNRYLRGRGYVSFVKFWMPVYKGVGMHDASWRDEFGGDIYQNEGSHGCINLPTDKAEELYGYVEIGTPVVIY, from the coding sequence ATGAAAACTATAATTAAATGGTCAAGTGGTATTTTAATAGGGATCGTGATAGTGGCTGCAGCCGTTTATATGGCTCTGGCAGTCTATTATCACGACCGTTTTGTTTTTGGGACATGGGCTCAGGGACATTATATTACAGGCCTGTCTGTTAGTAAGGCAGCAGAGCTTCTAAACAACGAGTATGAACCCTGTGACATCACGGTTACAGATTTAGAGGGTCAGGAGTACATAGTCAGAGCTTCTGATGTTAATATTAAAGCAGATTATACCAAGTCCCTGCAGGCGGCTTTTGACAATCAGAATGTGATCAGCTGGATCTATCATCTTGTTAATGGCAAGGAGCTTACTATGGCCGCTGATATAACATATGACAAAGAGAAGCTCCGGAACATAGTATCCTCCTGGTCTATGTTCGATCTTAAAGAAGAGGACAGAACTATAGAAATAGTAAACATAGTTGATGAAGGTTATCAGCTTATTGATACTACAGGAGACGTACCTGTATATGACGAGATACTCAAGCAGGTCGAAATAGCATTAAGAAGCGGAAGCAGCAATCTTGATCTTGGCTTGCTGGATTCATGTTACAAAGAGCTTGAGCTTACTGATGAAATGAAGTCTGTCAGGAAGACTTTTGAAAAGATAAGTAAGATCCAGGATATAGGAATAGTATATAAATTTGGAGATGATGAAATAGAGCTTAGCGGATCTTTTATGAGCAGTGCCATAGTTACAGAAGATATGGCGCCGGATCTAAAGTCTCAAAAGCCCAAGAAGAATCAGCCGGGGAGTGGCAACTTTATTGTTGGCGGCAAGGAAACATCTTTTCCCAAAGAATATTATATAGAGAATGGATTTGCAGTAGATAATGCGGGCAACATCATCGTAAGCGAATCTGCGCTATATGAAGGTGTGCAGGAACTATGCGGTCAGTATAGTACTGTGGGCGGCAGCAGGTCTTTTTACACCAGTAGAGGTAAGACTATAACAATTGACGGCGGAACTTATGGCAATAAGATAGATAGTAATAATGAGTTTGAATATCTGATAAGTTCTATCATAAAAGGGATCAAAGAGACTCACGAACCTACCTATAAACAGGTGGCTGCAAGTAAAGGCTCTGATGATATAGGCAATACCTATGTGGAGATCAGTATAGAGGATCAGCATCTGTATTATTATAAAGATGGGATCCTGATGCTTAGCTGCGATATTGTTACAGGCAATGTGGCAAGAGGAAGAGATACTCCCACAGGTGTATTCTATGTATATGGCAAGGCTAGAAACAGATATCTAAGAGGCAGAGGCTATGTGTCTTTTGTCAAATTCTGGATGCCTGTTTACAAGGGCGTTGGAATGCACGATGCGTCCTGGCGGGATGAGTTCGGAGGAGATATATACCAAAACGAAGGTTCTCATGGCTGCATCAATCTTCCTACAGATAAGGCAGAAGAACTTTATGGTTATGTCGAAATAGGTACTCCGGTTGTGATATACTGA